One Setaria viridis chromosome 3, Setaria_viridis_v4.0, whole genome shotgun sequence DNA window includes the following coding sequences:
- the LOC117847690 gene encoding putative WUSCHEL-related homeobox 2, whose protein sequence is MPSQQGQTQAQAQAAQQPVVAGSTRWCPTPEQLMILEEMYRGGLRTPSASQIQQITAHLACYGRIEGKNVFYWFQNHKARDRQKLRRRLCMSHHLLSCAQYYAAAHHGHHGFLAAAPPALPAAPYGGCGVFDQTAAGQLLSPTSPTPAAAAAAAAAAAAYGYYYPATAAFAPAPPSRCVGAATPPSPTQLFHYQAGGGGGIAPVEALGRPEYSLGKLDNFGVALDDVVVSSAAAAAADMAPPGFEVAPPPAAFCRPLKTLDLFPGGLKEEQHDVA, encoded by the exons ATGCCGTCGCAGCAGGGCCAGACGCAGGCGCAAGCGCAGGCGGCGCAGCAGCCGGTGGTGGCGGGGTCGACGCGGTGGTGCCCGACGCCGGAGCAGCTGATGATCCTGGAGGAGATGTACCGGGGCGGCCTGCGCACGCCGAGCGCGTCGCAGATCCAGCAGATCACGGCGCACCTCGCCTGCTACGGCCGCATCGAGGGCAAGAACGTCTTCTACTGGTTCCAGAACCACAAGGCCCGGGACCGCCAGAAGCTCCGCCGGAGGCTCTGCATGagccaccacctcctctcctgCGCCCAGTACTACGCCGCGGCGcaccacggccaccacggcttcctcgccgccgcgccgccggcgcttCCGGCGGCGCCGTATGGCGGTTGCGGCGTCTTTGACCagaccgccgccggccagctGCTCTCCCCGACGTCGcccaccccggccgccgccgctgctgccgcggcggcggctgcggcctaCGGTTACTACTACCCCGCCACGGCGGCCTTCGCTCCTGCACCGCCGAGCAGGTgcgtcggcgccgccacccctccgtCGCCCACCCAACTGTTCCACTATCAG gctggaggaggaggcgggatTGCGCCGGTGGAGGCGCTCGGCCGGCCGGAGTACTCCCTAGGGAAGCTGGACAACTTCGGCGTGGCGCTTGACGACGTGGTAgtgagctccgccgccgccgccgccgccgacatggcgccgccggggttcgaggtggcgccgccgccggcggccttctGCCGGCCGCTCAAGACGCTAGACCTCTTTCCCGGCGGGCTCAAGGAAGAGCAGCACGACGTGGCTTGA